The nucleotide window ACTggacaaagaaaaagaaaagcacAGGAAATCCTGGCACCAAGAAGTCGACACCATTTTCAATCATCTCGGTTCTTTGATGAAGTCCATAAAAGAGAATCTCCTGGCTGCTCTAAACTCCCACcaatccaaaataaaaaatcatattccaGACATGACCCAAACagttcaacaaaacaaaaaaattctgaagTCCAACAATGTGTCTGCAGTCACTAACTTCAAATCCAAACTTGAGGAATACAGGAACATGCCTTCTAATATTGATGTCAAACTGCCATCACTCAAAACCAACACAGTCCAAGGGAGAGAACTCAGCCTGGAATTAGGAGAATACAAGGCTAGCCTGACACAGACAACACTGTCCAGTCTGACAGAGGAAGTCTCCTATTTATCTTTACAAAAGCTGTTAAAGCAAGCCAAATCAATTACAACCATTCCTACTGGAGTTAATCCTCTACTCTATGTTGCCTGTGTGGGAGTGGATGAAGCCTGGGTTAGTGGTGACGATAAAACCATAAGACGTGTTGACATACACGGGTCTGTACGGGACACTGTCACCACGACATGTGTAACCAGGCCTAATGACATCACAGTGACCAGACAGGGAGAACTGGTATACAGTGATGTTAACAATAGAACTGTGAACATTGTCAGACACGGGAGAACAGAGACACTGATAACCACACCACAGGGCTGGCATCCAGACAGACTATGCTGTACTAAGTCAGGGGACATCCTGGTCAGTATGCGTACTACTGATAAAAGCCAACGTAAAATTGTCCGTTATCAGGGACACACAGTGAAACAGGAAATAGATAGAGATGAAGATGGAGAACCAATCTATAAAAGAGGGAAATACAGACTGTATGTGGTGGAGAACAACAATGGAGACATCTGTGCCTCTGATAGTAATGCTGACACCGTGGTCGTGGTGAACAAGTCAGGAAGAGTCCGATTCCGATACTACGGAACACCAGCCAGGAGGAAGAAGTCATTTTATCCTAGACATATAGTGACAGACTCCATGAGTCAGATCATTGTGACAGATCACAACAATGACTGTCTACACATCCTGGATCAGAACGGACAGTTCCTGAGATGTGTGGACAATTGTGGACTAGATAAACCTGTAGGACTGAGTGTGGACAGTGAGGGGAGGTTGTGGGTAGGGTTATATCAATCAGG belongs to Ostrea edulis chromosome 7, xbOstEdul1.1, whole genome shotgun sequence and includes:
- the LOC125657116 gene encoding uncharacterized protein LOC125657116 — its product is MATPNPQAQEVITCDLCVKPTQQFCNSCQLSLCVDCVNKHVDKLKYQQHDIVHFKDRKIQLVFPECELHTNQRCEAHCQQCDVPVCLKCMLGPHNGHKYEDMSDIFNSKKNDIEKEIKEIESTIIPQYNKKNEETESKLSFIMAKFDELDKEKEKHRKSWHQEVDTIFNHLGSLMKSIKENLLAALNSHQSKIKNHIPDMTQTVQQNKKILKSNNVSAVTNFKSKLEEYRNMPSNIDVKLPSLKTNTVQGRELSLELGEYKASLTQTTLSSLTEEVSYLSLQKLLKQAKSITTIPTGVNPLLYVACVGVDEAWVSGDDKTIRRVDIHGSVRDTVTTTCVTRPNDITVTRQGELVYSDVNNRTVNIVRHGRTETLITTPQGWHPDRLCCTKSGDILVSMRTTDKSQRKIVRYQGHTVKQEIDRDEDGEPIYKRGKYRLYVVENNNGDICASDSNADTVVVVNKSGRVRFRYYGTPARRKKSFYPRHIVTDSMSQIIVTDHNNDCLHILDQNGQFLRCVDNCGLDKPVGLSVDSEGRLWVGLYQSGEVKVIQYMK